Proteins from one Malaya genurostris strain Urasoe2022 chromosome 2, Malgen_1.1, whole genome shotgun sequence genomic window:
- the LOC131429727 gene encoding ATP-dependent RNA helicase DDX47 codes for MDSSDSENGNLTDMEQEGQVEAYSSSNGQQSNNDSGQDSGGEQMVENGDSAEKSATWEDMGLIDTLCKACRSLKWKVPSKIQREAIPLALQGKDIIGLAETGSGKTGAFALPILQALLDNPQRYFAVVLTPTRELAYQISEQFEALGVSIGVKCCVVVGGMDMVSQALQLARKPHIIIATPGRLVDHLENTKGFNLKAVKYLVMDEADRILNLDFEVELEKILKVIPRERRTFLFSATMTKKVKKLERASLQDPVKVEVSNKYQTVDKLLQYYIFIPAKYKDVYLVHILNELAGNSFMIFCSTCNNTVRTALMLRALGLAAVPLHGQMSQNNRLAALNKFKGKTRQILISTDVASRGLDIPHVDVVLNFDIPTHSKDYIHRVGRTARAGRAGKAVTFVTQYDVELYQRIEHLLGKKLPQFKYEEDEVMALQERVSEAQRTARLEQKDIEDRKGSKRKNHARVGESDDDDTEQFNGARKRIKQGGKWKGKFKK; via the exons ATGGATAGTTCAGATAGCGAAAACGGAAATTTAACTGATATGGAGCAAGAAGGACAGGTGGAAGCCTACTCCAGTTCAAATGGACAGCAAAGCAATAATGATAGTGGTCAAGACTCTGGTGGTGAGCAAATGGTTGAAAATGGTGATTCGGCTGAAAAGTCTGCTACTTGGGAAGATATG GGTTTAATCGATACATTATGCAAGGCTTGTCGATCATTAAAGTGGAAAGTACCGTCTAAGATTCAGCGAGAAGCGATTCCACTCGCTTTGCAGGGAAAAGACATCATCGGACTGGCCGAGACTGGTTCCGGTAAAACTGGAGCGTTTGCATTGCCCATCTTGCAGGCATTGCTAGATAACCCTCAGCGTTATTTCGCTGTTGTCCTAACGCCAACTCGCGAGTTGGCCTATCAGATTTCGGAACAGTTCGAGGCTCTGGGAGTATCCATTGGAGTCAAGTGCTGTGTAGTCGTCGGTGGAATGGATATGGTTTCGCAAGCACTTCAGTTGGCGAGGAAGCCGCATATTATTATTGCTACCCCTGGTCGGTTGGTGGATCATCTGGAAAACACGAAAGGGTTCAATCTGAAAGCAGTGAAATACTTGGTAATGGACGAAGCTGATCGAATTTTGAATCTGGATTTTGAAGTCGAGctggaaaaaattttgaagGTTATTCCGCGGGAAAGGAGAACCTTCTTGTTCAGTGCCACAATGACTAAAAAGGTGAAGAAGTTGGAAAGGGCATCACTTCAAGATCCTGTAAAAGTTGAAGTTTCGAACAAATATCAAACAGTGGATAAGCTGTTGCaatattatatttttattcCTGCTAAATATAAAGATGTTTACTTGGTTCATATTTTGAACGAGCTAGCTGGGAATAGTTTCATGATATTTTGCAGTACATGCAACAACACCGTTCGTACTGCGCTCATGTTACGTGCCCTTGGTCTAGCCGCTGTGCCTTTGCACGGTCAAATGTCACAAAACAATCGACTGGCGGCTTTGAACAAGTTCAAAGGTAAAACCCGTCAGATTCTCATTTCAACGGACGTCGCTTCTCGTGGACTGGACATACCCCATGTGGATGTGGTTTTGAACTTTGACATTCCCACGCATAGCAAAGATTACATCCATCGGGTGGGTCGTACTGCACGTGCCGGACGGGCGGGAAAGGCGGTCACCTTCGTAACGCAGTACGATGTGGAATTGTACCAGCGGATTGAGCATTTGCTTGGCAAAAAACTACCGCAGTTCAAATACGAGGAGGACGAGGTGATGGCTCTGCAAGAACGAGTCAGTGAAGCTCAGCGAACGGCACGTCTCGAGCAGAAGGACATTGAAGATCGTAAGGGTAGCAAACGAAAAAATCATGCACGCGTTGGGGAGTCGGACGACGATGATACGGAGCAGTTTAATGGAGCACGGAAGCGTATCAAACAGGGTGGAAAATGGAAGggaaagtttaaaaaataa